The following proteins are encoded in a genomic region of Opitutus sp.:
- a CDS encoding N-acetylneuraminate synthase family protein, translated as MNPPLPLLVAEIGINHNGDMALAEAMVRAAADAGADAVKFQNYATEDFLSDHALTYTYRSQGREITESQFAMFKRCELGDADLARLKACCDACGVMFFSTPTSSAGVDALVRAGATHLKNGSDYLGHLPLIRHMARSGLPTILSTGMATEVEIVEAVDAYRGAGGRELVLLACTSAYPTPPEQAHLRRIPALAARFGCAPGFSDHTAGWEAAVAAVCLGAVMVEKHFTTDRTLPGPDQWFSSDPAEFAELVRRVRDAETLLGHADLGPTAAEKRSRVDFRLSCVAARDLPAAHVVEAGDIAFRRPATGLPPSQVERLVGLRLPGQLKRGEPFTEQQLLTLLS; from the coding sequence ATGAATCCCCCCCTTCCCCTTCTCGTGGCCGAAATCGGCATCAATCACAACGGTGACATGGCGCTCGCCGAGGCGATGGTACGTGCGGCAGCGGACGCCGGTGCCGATGCGGTGAAATTTCAAAACTACGCCACCGAGGATTTTCTCTCCGATCATGCGCTCACCTATACCTACCGTAGCCAGGGGCGGGAGATCACCGAATCGCAGTTCGCGATGTTTAAGCGCTGCGAGCTTGGCGACGCTGATCTGGCGCGGCTGAAGGCCTGTTGCGACGCGTGCGGGGTGATGTTTTTCAGCACGCCGACCAGCTCGGCCGGGGTGGATGCGCTGGTGCGCGCCGGGGCCACGCACCTGAAAAACGGTTCTGATTACCTCGGGCATCTTCCGCTGATCCGGCACATGGCGCGGAGTGGGCTGCCGACTATTCTTTCAACTGGCATGGCCACCGAGGTCGAAATTGTCGAAGCGGTGGACGCCTACCGGGGCGCGGGGGGGCGCGAGTTGGTGTTGCTGGCGTGCACCTCGGCCTATCCGACGCCCCCGGAGCAGGCCCACCTCCGGCGCATACCGGCGCTGGCTGCTCGTTTCGGCTGCGCCCCGGGTTTTAGCGACCACACAGCGGGCTGGGAGGCGGCGGTCGCCGCGGTGTGTTTGGGCGCCGTTATGGTGGAGAAGCATTTCACCACCGATCGCACTTTGCCGGGGCCCGACCAGTGGTTCTCCTCCGATCCGGCGGAGTTTGCTGAACTCGTACGCCGGGTGCGAGACGCCGAGACCCTGCTGGGCCACGCCGACCTCGGACCGACCGCGGCCGAGAAGCGTTCCCGCGTTGATTTTCGCCTGTCTTGCGTGGCAGCCCGGGATTTGCCGGCAGCTCACGTTGTTGAAGCGGGGGACATCGCCTTCCGGCGCCCGGCCACCGGTCTTCCCCCGTCGCAGGTTGAGCGGCTGGTGGGCCTTCGCCTGCCTGGCCAGCTCAAACGCGGTGAACCATTTACTGAACAACAACTACTTACACTTTTATCATGA
- a CDS encoding IS630 family transposase translates to MKPKIKLVDEQGRKEVKALLAGEEQAGLPKARLMAVRLAFTGQHSLEEIAELTGMVRSRVIEWIGRFRKEGVQGLKNKPRGGAKAGSTQVTPSAESGLIEGLKEGRWKRAEEVQRWAKSQGVNLSRPGVYGWLRRVGAKLKLPRKSHAKKDPAKADAFKRELDTRLAALGLPKGTKVRVWVADEHRYGLISVLRRVWTLRGHRPTAPYRTRYQWGYLYSALEVAGDGLAEAMFADGVSLDMSHAFLRQISTRDPEAVHVIIWDQAGFHQNTDTSLDQLPPNVRIISLPPYSPELNPVEKLGDLIKDRIGNILYDTLGDIEAAISEKLHPIWHGPERVRKLIGEGWLLAKTNCSFKRYRPVLA, encoded by the coding sequence ATGAAACCGAAAATCAAGTTGGTGGATGAGCAGGGGCGAAAAGAGGTGAAGGCGCTGTTGGCCGGGGAGGAGCAGGCAGGATTGCCAAAGGCCAGGTTGATGGCCGTGAGGTTGGCGTTTACTGGACAGCATAGCCTGGAGGAGATTGCGGAGTTGACGGGGATGGTACGCAGTCGGGTGATCGAGTGGATCGGACGTTTCCGCAAAGAGGGAGTACAGGGGCTCAAGAATAAGCCCAGAGGGGGCGCGAAGGCGGGTAGCACCCAAGTGACCCCGAGCGCTGAATCCGGGTTGATCGAAGGGCTCAAAGAGGGCCGATGGAAGCGGGCCGAAGAAGTCCAACGTTGGGCGAAGAGCCAGGGGGTGAACTTGTCACGGCCCGGGGTGTATGGATGGCTGCGGCGGGTGGGGGCGAAGCTGAAGTTGCCGCGCAAAAGTCACGCGAAAAAGGATCCTGCCAAAGCCGATGCGTTCAAGCGGGAGTTGGACACTCGCCTAGCCGCGCTGGGTTTACCAAAAGGAACGAAGGTAAGGGTTTGGGTGGCCGACGAACACCGCTACGGACTGATCAGTGTCTTGCGCCGCGTGTGGACTTTAAGGGGGCACCGCCCCACTGCGCCTTACCGCACTCGTTACCAATGGGGCTATCTTTACTCCGCGCTCGAGGTAGCCGGCGATGGTTTGGCCGAAGCCATGTTCGCCGATGGAGTAAGTCTGGACATGAGCCACGCCTTTCTTCGCCAAATCAGCACCCGTGATCCCGAAGCAGTCCACGTCATCATCTGGGATCAGGCTGGTTTCCACCAGAACACCGACACCTCGCTCGATCAACTGCCCCCGAACGTACGCATTATCTCGCTGCCTCCCTATAGCCCTGAACTTAACCCGGTCGAAAAACTTGGTGATCTGATCAAGGACCGCATCGGCAACATTCTTTACGACACCCTTGGCGACATCGAAGCGGCCATCAGCGAGAAACTCCATCCCATCTGGCACGGTCCAGAGCGCGTTCGAAAATTGATCGGCGAGGGTTGGCTTCTCGCTAAAACAAACTGTTCCTTCAAACGCTATAGACCCGTTTTGGCATAG
- a CDS encoding class I SAM-dependent methyltransferase, translating to MAGIDGSVSAVDHARRRFEQEGLKGDLRVGLFGQLPWPDDSFDLVVDRGSLTCVAPAGQQEAVTEIHRVLRPGGYFFHNGYSSRHLSAQLGTKLPDGRTTDITSGSLVGVGALYFSTREDIFARFSHGWEIGSFEHVVSESVALSADTSPACTHAEWRVVVRKL from the coding sequence GTGGCCGGTATCGACGGCAGTGTTTCGGCCGTGGACCATGCGCGGCGGCGCTTTGAACAGGAGGGACTCAAGGGCGACCTTCGGGTGGGTTTGTTTGGGCAGTTGCCTTGGCCCGATGACAGCTTCGACTTGGTGGTGGACCGCGGTTCGCTGACCTGTGTTGCGCCCGCTGGGCAGCAGGAGGCGGTGACGGAGATTCACCGCGTGCTGCGACCGGGCGGATATTTTTTCCATAACGGCTATTCTTCCCGGCATTTAAGCGCCCAGTTGGGGACTAAACTGCCGGATGGTCGCACCACCGATATTACCAGCGGAAGCTTGGTGGGCGTTGGCGCATTGTATTTCAGCACGCGTGAGGACATTTTTGCCCGCTTTTCGCATGGCTGGGAAATCGGCTCGTTTGAACACGTCGTGAGTGAATCGGTGGCGCTCTCGGCGGATACCTCGCCTGCTTGTACCCACGCTGAGTGGAGGGTGGTCGTTCGTAAGCTATGA
- a CDS encoding formyltransferase, whose amino-acid sequence MSLRVVFLGNHTVGVRTLTAIRQQALLVGVVAHPDDPEDGVRYESVHAEAVRLGVPAIRSTGKAPALKEFIRACAPDLLWIADFRYLLPPDVVALASLGAVNLHPSLLPAYRGRASINWAILRGEARLGLTAHIVEAGMDTGDIVGQSSYELRADQDVGDALNLLYPIYGHLTAEVLSAYIAGRVTRRPQNQSEASEFPRRTPADGAVDWTRSAREVRDLIRAVARPYPGAFAPTLGGCVRLWRAGEILRFSGTSHPAPGEILEAAHDGHLRVACKDASLLIIESAWEGVVHARPSVGVILGDGSPQNSLRGK is encoded by the coding sequence ATGTCGCTGCGGGTCGTCTTCCTCGGCAACCACACCGTGGGTGTACGCACACTCACGGCCATCCGCCAGCAGGCGCTGCTTGTGGGCGTGGTCGCCCATCCCGATGACCCCGAGGACGGCGTGCGCTACGAGTCGGTTCACGCTGAGGCCGTTCGCCTCGGAGTGCCGGCGATCCGCTCGACGGGCAAGGCCCCAGCGCTGAAGGAATTTATCCGCGCCTGTGCTCCCGATTTGTTGTGGATTGCGGATTTTCGCTACCTGCTGCCGCCCGACGTAGTGGCGCTCGCCTCTCTGGGCGCGGTAAATCTCCATCCCAGCCTGTTGCCGGCTTATCGGGGCCGGGCTTCGATTAACTGGGCCATCCTGCGCGGCGAAGCTCGCCTGGGACTCACCGCCCATATCGTGGAGGCGGGCATGGATACCGGGGATATCGTTGGGCAAAGTTCCTATGAGCTACGCGCTGATCAGGACGTGGGCGATGCGCTCAATTTGCTTTATCCGATTTACGGACACCTCACGGCCGAGGTCTTATCCGCCTACATTGCCGGGAGGGTTACGCGTCGGCCCCAAAATCAAAGCGAGGCCAGTGAGTTTCCTCGCCGCACGCCCGCAGACGGGGCTGTTGATTGGACACGGAGTGCACGTGAGGTGCGTGATCTCATTCGGGCGGTTGCCCGCCCTTATCCTGGTGCATTTGCACCCACTCTCGGTGGCTGTGTGCGACTTTGGCGCGCAGGGGAGATTTTGCGCTTTTCGGGCACGAGCCATCCCGCCCCAGGTGAAATTCTGGAGGCTGCGCACGACGGCCATCTGCGGGTGGCCTGTAAAGACGCCAGCCTTCTTATAATCGAAAGTGCATGGGAGGGCGTTGTTCATGCCCGTCCATCCGTCGGCGTTATCCTTGGCGATGGCTCACCCCAAAATTCCCTACGCGGCAAATGA
- a CDS encoding class I SAM-dependent methyltransferase, translating into MTSLDSSTARDDQTTIAFFSKQLERHQEGPLAVNWGSQAGQDRRFAVLAGIGDMTGCRVLDVGCGLGGFYDWQLRQGLGLDYVGVDITPGMIEAARLRHPGVDFQVANVLATDPGQFDYVIASGIFYLRQHEPEAFLERMVTRLFGLARRGVAVNSLSTWSPRRDAGEFYADPVHTLEFCRSLTSAVVLRHDYHPGDFTLYLHQAAFAS; encoded by the coding sequence ATGACCTCCCTCGATTCCTCCACTGCCCGCGATGATCAAACCACCATCGCATTTTTCAGTAAACAGTTGGAACGCCACCAAGAGGGACCATTGGCGGTGAATTGGGGCAGCCAAGCCGGTCAGGATCGCCGCTTTGCTGTGTTGGCTGGAATTGGGGATATGACCGGTTGTCGGGTGCTTGATGTGGGCTGTGGTCTTGGAGGGTTCTATGATTGGCAACTGCGGCAGGGACTCGGACTGGACTACGTCGGGGTGGATATCACTCCGGGCATGATTGAAGCGGCGCGCTTGCGCCACCCAGGGGTGGATTTTCAAGTGGCCAATGTTTTGGCGACCGACCCCGGCCAGTTTGATTACGTTATCGCCAGTGGCATTTTCTACCTGCGGCAACACGAGCCCGAAGCGTTCCTTGAACGGATGGTGACCCGGTTGTTCGGGCTAGCCCGGCGCGGCGTGGCCGTTAACTCGCTCAGCACTTGGAGTCCGCGGCGCGATGCCGGTGAATTCTACGCTGACCCGGTGCACACCCTTGAATTTTGTCGCTCTTTAACCTCCGCCGTTGTGCTTCGGCACGATTATCATCCCGGAGACTTTACCCTTTATCTCCACCAAGCAGCCTTCGCCTCATGA
- a CDS encoding WbqC family protein, whose amino-acid sequence MIVSIMQPAYLPWLGYFDRIAKSDLHIVLDDVAIDANSKTKFANRNKIRTPDGWIWLTVPLRSKGKHGNLLLSEAEITPDTPWRQKHLGALQSNYTRTPYFAEHRAYFGDIYARDWAHLDALTAETTGYLRGALGITCPIQRSSAMNASGEKDALILNLCREVGATTYISGPFGREYLDAAAFAAAGIQLVFHDYAHPEYAQGFPGFEPYMSVVDLLCTQGPAAGDILRSSETSLVKADLL is encoded by the coding sequence ATGATCGTCTCCATCATGCAACCTGCCTACCTGCCTTGGTTGGGCTATTTCGATCGCATCGCCAAAAGCGATCTTCACATCGTGCTGGACGACGTCGCTATCGATGCCAACAGCAAGACCAAGTTCGCCAACCGTAACAAAATCCGCACGCCGGATGGCTGGATTTGGCTTACCGTGCCGCTCCGCTCAAAGGGCAAGCACGGCAACTTGCTCCTCAGTGAGGCTGAGATTACCCCTGACACCCCTTGGAGGCAAAAACACCTTGGGGCGCTGCAATCCAACTACACCCGCACGCCTTACTTTGCCGAGCACCGGGCCTATTTCGGGGATATCTATGCGCGGGATTGGGCCCACTTGGATGCGCTCACGGCGGAGACCACCGGTTATCTCCGTGGCGCTCTGGGCATCACCTGTCCGATTCAGCGCAGCTCGGCCATGAATGCCAGCGGCGAGAAGGATGCGCTCATCCTGAATTTATGCCGCGAGGTGGGCGCAACCACCTACATTTCGGGCCCGTTCGGCAGGGAGTACCTTGACGCAGCCGCCTTCGCTGCGGCTGGAATCCAGCTGGTGTTTCATGATTATGCGCATCCCGAGTATGCACAGGGCTTCCCTGGTTTTGAGCCCTACATGTCTGTCGTGGACTTGCTTTGCACCCAAGGCCCGGCTGCTGGCGACATCCTGCGCAGCAGCGAAACTTCACTGGTTAAAGCCGACCTTTTATGA
- a CDS encoding PIG-L family deacetylase, protein MNRILVIAAHPDDEVLGCGGTLAKFAAEGAAVSVLILANGLTSRPGFDPVRDAEMLKVHHERARRAGALLGVREVNVAGFPDQRMDTLPLLDITQTIEREIARVQPSIVFTQHGGDLNLDHVITFRATLTATRPMAGGVVRELYSYEVPSSSEWAFGQFEPRFQPSVFFDIADHLDAKIAAMQVYESETRVFPHPRSPEALRALALQRGAASGLRAAEAFHCVRCLR, encoded by the coding sequence ATGAACCGAATTCTTGTAATCGCCGCCCATCCTGATGACGAAGTGCTCGGCTGCGGGGGCACCCTGGCGAAGTTCGCCGCCGAGGGCGCCGCCGTCTCCGTGCTCATTCTCGCCAACGGCCTCACCTCGCGCCCCGGCTTCGATCCGGTGCGCGACGCCGAAATGCTCAAAGTCCACCACGAGCGCGCTCGCCGCGCCGGTGCGCTGCTTGGCGTGCGCGAAGTCAACGTGGCCGGCTTCCCCGACCAGCGCATGGACACCCTGCCGCTGCTCGACATCACCCAGACAATCGAGCGTGAGATCGCCCGCGTGCAGCCGTCGATCGTCTTCACCCAGCACGGCGGGGATTTGAACCTCGATCACGTTATCACCTTCCGCGCCACCCTGACCGCCACCCGCCCGATGGCCGGAGGCGTTGTGCGCGAGCTTTACAGTTACGAGGTGCCGTCATCGTCGGAGTGGGCGTTCGGTCAATTCGAGCCGCGTTTCCAGCCGTCGGTCTTTTTCGACATCGCCGACCACCTCGACGCGAAAATCGCGGCCATGCAGGTTTACGAGAGCGAGACGCGCGTCTTCCCGCACCCGCGCTCGCCCGAGGCCCTGCGCGCCTTAGCCCTCCAGCGCGGGGCCGCCTCCGGCCTGCGCGCCGCTGAGGCCTTCCACTGCGTGCGTTGCCTTCGCTAA
- a CDS encoding glycosyltransferase, producing MKNILFFSPYAFWKLHALYEVGLFHHFKHRGLNVDYIHCDGVFGDCDLYWEATVGPRPACACEVCQREVNAFLKQYHLPVDPLGAYTRPEEKIAARGFVDALPNTGLLQAEFLGFPLATWIKSSVHTHLRVNVLDPANPGHARSLRSYLYHGAVALQAIQRVLTEKRPDVVVLFNGRMSYPNIALELARLRGIRVVCHERGVLRESLALWENNHCISFGVFAEMAEKWGAVPLNGPEATLAAKWLADRAKGKNLNWRAFSTDGSSGAFPGFMARHPGKKVAVLFTSSMDEMIACEDYQCVFGDQIPWIERTVAEFATMSDAVLVIRAHPNSGSKQSTGVNLDELGYYRELQARLPANVFLVQPQDSVSSYALMEAGDLGLVFGSTAGLEMLGRGKPVLVAARCQWTYAQVLPQIMDSSGYGDLLRSTLAAPSTLAEKLARMRTAYRFIYAYLYRWQIAFPLVAMPDPHTGELRAQTLEDFKPGRHACLDAVAGIVLGENSLVPEVSGRSLTDDSAETAALERYERQGGYRSGRAEGVTISAVVTCYNYADFLLPCVRSVVEQTRPVDEIIIVDDGSTDDSALVAERCIAAFPQANIRLLRQANSGQPALARNAGIHQARGDYILPVDADDRIDPGYIEACCEAIEDQPTVGLIYADPIYIKNGQAKQVVAGQFSVASMKLGNQLVYCSLYKRELWCRIGGYRDNIRGYEDWDFWVAIALLEVKVVHLSRPGLLYNEKDTGVFSQTTGSHQQRVARLTLNNPGAFTATELQAAARLLRSQGQDVPALFTPAAVDRFRKEVALLQARRDRLAGATVGDAPEAAGQLTAELLLAWRHHDWMLGAQLAGQWLAAVGADPFVLTVQATCWQRTMHPDLAAAARQAAQAWTPEFVSNNAQPLALSGDWRSLVRAGLAQMTPPRREGRGAWSLAWALVRLGRADLAEAVVRAWRSTALEAGLADLMEAALAGMPRPQPIAGEVTPAASEGDFTADDVAAVAALAEEARNDSTNEELRGQLQELGDECARRLLALPPAEVRGLFASNFGAIWEAVSGAGMGLSAAPVKPGAISAPGSAGWAQSVLVAWLHPEAVPSDTAWDQAPLWVWEAIQSSCAGRARVRVDAAAASAGAKATFAGLAGKRVLLYADDEGQGGAAHYNHHLSLALRAAGAVVVVAQPKSATPMLQEQARAGIRHVWTAYDASGIFPRSMTDEADAERIIAQARPDLIYFSDCCAVSHLAAKRYAARSGHAYMVICHSEAAYLADRFKASLPEVARLLAAAAEVVAVSESSRRVLQSCFGLAEGRGQVIYNGRPASYFAPVDPAERQRVRQQWGVTDSTLVVLTAARFDSGKGYPFQIEAMKHLRSAGALEGVQFIWVGEGELRGQIEDQVAQDQLAAHVRFLGYRWDVPELLAGADAFILPSLHEAMPLSIIEAMARGVPVIATAVGGIPEELGDTGQLLPDPNRDPLATSRVMAQTLVEWSKDRAGLRERGRRSHERASGLFRQEQMLEKTLQLITATLKALGLS from the coding sequence ATGAAAAACATCCTGTTCTTTTCGCCCTACGCTTTTTGGAAACTGCATGCGTTGTATGAGGTCGGGCTGTTTCACCACTTTAAGCACCGCGGGCTTAATGTGGATTACATCCACTGCGACGGGGTTTTTGGCGACTGCGATCTGTACTGGGAGGCCACCGTCGGCCCACGTCCCGCCTGTGCCTGCGAGGTTTGCCAACGTGAGGTCAATGCCTTCCTCAAGCAGTATCACTTGCCCGTCGATCCGCTCGGCGCTTACACCCGACCCGAGGAGAAAATCGCCGCGCGCGGGTTTGTCGACGCGTTGCCCAACACCGGGCTGCTACAGGCGGAGTTTCTTGGCTTCCCCTTGGCCACGTGGATCAAGTCCTCGGTTCACACCCACCTGCGCGTCAACGTACTTGATCCGGCCAACCCGGGGCATGCCCGGAGCCTGCGCAGCTACCTTTACCATGGAGCTGTCGCGCTACAGGCGATTCAGCGCGTGTTGACCGAGAAACGCCCCGACGTGGTCGTGTTGTTCAACGGCCGCATGTCCTATCCCAACATCGCCCTCGAGCTCGCCAGACTGCGCGGCATCCGGGTGGTCTGCCACGAGCGCGGCGTGCTGCGCGAGTCGCTCGCGCTTTGGGAAAACAACCACTGCATTTCGTTCGGGGTCTTTGCCGAGATGGCGGAAAAGTGGGGCGCAGTCCCCCTGAATGGACCGGAGGCGACCCTGGCCGCCAAATGGCTGGCGGACCGCGCCAAGGGCAAAAACCTCAACTGGCGGGCGTTCAGCACCGACGGGTCCAGCGGCGCTTTCCCAGGGTTCATGGCCCGGCACCCCGGTAAGAAAGTCGCTGTGCTGTTCACTAGCAGCATGGATGAGATGATCGCCTGCGAGGACTACCAATGCGTTTTCGGCGATCAGATTCCTTGGATCGAGCGCACCGTGGCCGAGTTTGCGACCATGTCAGACGCCGTGCTCGTGATACGCGCTCACCCGAACTCGGGCAGTAAACAATCCACCGGCGTCAACCTCGACGAACTGGGCTATTACCGGGAACTGCAAGCGAGGCTTCCGGCCAACGTGTTTCTGGTTCAGCCCCAGGACTCGGTGAGCTCCTATGCACTGATGGAGGCGGGTGACCTGGGCTTGGTTTTCGGCAGCACTGCTGGGCTGGAGATGTTAGGACGGGGCAAACCGGTGTTGGTGGCCGCCCGTTGCCAATGGACCTATGCCCAGGTCCTGCCGCAGATCATGGATTCCTCCGGCTACGGCGATTTGCTCCGCAGCACTCTCGCCGCGCCCAGCACGCTGGCCGAGAAGTTGGCGCGGATGCGCACCGCTTACCGGTTCATTTACGCTTACCTCTACCGTTGGCAAATCGCGTTCCCACTGGTGGCCATGCCCGATCCGCACACCGGCGAACTGCGCGCCCAGACCCTCGAGGATTTCAAACCTGGCCGCCACGCGTGCCTCGATGCGGTCGCTGGCATCGTCCTGGGTGAGAATTCACTGGTTCCCGAGGTGAGCGGCCGTTCATTAACCGACGATTCCGCCGAGACCGCCGCTTTGGAGCGTTATGAGCGGCAGGGCGGTTATCGCTCGGGCCGCGCCGAGGGTGTGACCATCAGCGCGGTGGTGACGTGTTATAACTATGCCGATTTCCTCCTCCCGTGTGTGCGCAGTGTCGTCGAGCAAACCCGGCCGGTGGATGAGATCATCATCGTCGATGATGGTAGCACCGACGACAGCGCTTTGGTTGCCGAGCGCTGCATTGCCGCGTTTCCCCAGGCCAATATCCGGCTTCTGCGTCAGGCCAACTCCGGCCAACCGGCGCTGGCCCGCAACGCCGGCATCCACCAGGCGCGCGGCGATTACATCCTGCCAGTCGATGCCGACGACCGGATTGATCCCGGCTACATTGAGGCCTGCTGTGAGGCCATCGAGGACCAGCCCACCGTCGGGCTCATTTATGCTGACCCGATTTATATTAAAAACGGCCAGGCCAAGCAGGTGGTCGCGGGGCAGTTTTCTGTAGCATCGATGAAGCTGGGCAACCAGCTCGTCTATTGCTCGCTGTATAAACGCGAACTGTGGTGCCGGATCGGCGGATACCGGGACAATATTCGCGGCTATGAGGACTGGGATTTCTGGGTGGCGATCGCTCTGCTGGAGGTAAAGGTGGTACACCTTTCGCGTCCCGGCCTGCTTTATAACGAGAAGGATACCGGAGTGTTTTCGCAGACCACCGGCTCGCATCAGCAACGCGTCGCCCGGCTGACGTTGAACAATCCCGGCGCCTTCACCGCCACCGAATTGCAGGCGGCCGCCCGGCTCCTGCGCAGCCAGGGGCAAGATGTCCCCGCGCTGTTTACTCCGGCGGCGGTCGATCGTTTTCGTAAGGAGGTCGCACTGTTGCAGGCTCGCCGTGATCGGCTCGCCGGGGCCACCGTCGGTGACGCCCCCGAGGCGGCGGGGCAGCTCACCGCCGAGTTGTTGTTGGCCTGGCGCCATCACGACTGGATGTTGGGCGCGCAGCTGGCCGGACAGTGGCTCGCCGCCGTGGGGGCCGATCCGTTTGTGCTCACGGTGCAAGCGACCTGCTGGCAGCGCACGATGCACCCCGACCTGGCCGCCGCCGCTCGCCAAGCGGCGCAAGCGTGGACCCCGGAGTTTGTTTCGAACAACGCGCAGCCACTCGCCTTGAGCGGGGACTGGCGAAGCCTCGTGCGGGCAGGGCTGGCGCAGATGACGCCGCCGCGCCGCGAGGGCAGGGGGGCCTGGAGCTTGGCCTGGGCGTTGGTGCGGCTGGGGCGCGCCGATTTGGCCGAGGCAGTGGTGCGCGCTTGGCGCTCGACCGCGCTCGAGGCGGGGCTGGCCGATCTGATGGAAGCGGCGCTGGCAGGGATGCCCCGGCCGCAGCCGATCGCCGGTGAGGTGACGCCGGCGGCCAGCGAAGGTGATTTTACGGCCGACGATGTGGCGGCGGTCGCCGCCCTGGCCGAGGAGGCGCGCAACGATTCGACCAACGAGGAGTTGCGCGGGCAATTACAGGAACTCGGCGATGAATGCGCCCGGCGTTTGCTCGCGCTTCCGCCCGCGGAGGTGCGGGGGCTGTTTGCGAGTAATTTTGGCGCGATCTGGGAGGCGGTCAGCGGGGCTGGCATGGGATTGTCCGCCGCGCCGGTTAAACCCGGTGCGATCAGCGCCCCGGGTTCGGCAGGCTGGGCTCAGTCCGTTCTGGTGGCCTGGTTGCATCCGGAGGCGGTGCCGTCCGACACGGCTTGGGATCAAGCTCCGTTGTGGGTCTGGGAAGCGATTCAGTCCTCCTGCGCAGGGCGGGCGCGGGTGCGTGTCGACGCGGCCGCAGCGTCGGCCGGGGCGAAAGCGACCTTCGCCGGTTTAGCCGGCAAGCGGGTTTTGCTCTACGCCGACGACGAGGGGCAGGGGGGCGCGGCCCATTATAACCACCACCTCAGTCTAGCCCTGCGAGCGGCGGGAGCGGTCGTGGTGGTTGCCCAGCCCAAGTCGGCTACGCCCATGCTCCAGGAGCAGGCGCGCGCCGGTATCCGCCATGTGTGGACGGCCTACGATGCTTCCGGGATTTTCCCCCGCTCGATGACCGATGAGGCGGATGCGGAACGCATCATCGCCCAGGCGCGCCCGGACCTGATTTATTTTAGCGATTGCTGTGCGGTGTCGCACCTCGCGGCCAAACGTTATGCCGCGCGCAGTGGGCACGCCTACATGGTGATCTGCCACTCGGAGGCGGCCTACCTGGCCGACCGCTTCAAAGCCAGTCTGCCCGAGGTGGCTAGGCTGCTGGCCGCCGCCGCCGAAGTGGTCGCCGTTTCCGAGAGCAGCCGCCGGGTCTTGCAGAGTTGTTTCGGCCTGGCGGAGGGGCGCGGCCAGGTGATCTACAACGGCCGGCCAGCGTCGTATTTCGCGCCGGTTGATCCAGCCGAGCGCCAGCGGGTACGTCAGCAGTGGGGCGTCACCGACTCGACGTTGGTTGTCCTCACGGCGGCGCGCTTCGATAGCGGCAAGGGTTACCCGTTTCAGATCGAGGCGATGAAACACCTGCGTTCGGCCGGTGCGCTTGAGGGAGTGCAATTCATCTGGGTAGGGGAAGGCGAACTACGCGGGCAGATCGAGGACCAGGTCGCCCAGGACCAGCTCGCGGCGCACGTGCGCTTCCTCGGTTATCGTTGGGATGTACCTGAACTACTCGCGGGGGCCGATGCGTTCATTTTGCCCTCCCTGCACGAGGCGATGCCGCTGAGTATCATTGAGGCGATGGCGCGCGGGGTGCCGGTGATCGCCACCGCTGTCGGCGGCATCCCGGAGGAACTCGGTGACACTGGGCAACTTTTGCCCGATCCCAACCGCGATCCTCTGGCGACGAGCCGGGTGATGGCCCAGACGCTCGTGGAGTGGAGTAAGGACCGAGCTGGGTTGCGCGAGCGCGGCCGGCGGTCGCACGAACGGGCGAGCGGGCTTTTCCGGCAGGAACAGATGCTGGAAAAAACCCTCCAGTTGATCACCGCCACGCTCAAGGCGCTCGGCCTGAGTTAA